The following nucleotide sequence is from Glycine max cultivar Williams 82 chromosome 9, Glycine_max_v4.0, whole genome shotgun sequence.
GCAGAACTCATATCTGTGAATGGAAATGTGATAGCAAAATCTAGCCAGCCATGCATGTTGCGGTTTAGAAGCTCGCCAATTCGACTAGCCCGGACCTTTATGATGGGTGTGCCTCTGGTGCTTGGAATCTCAGGGGAGACTCAGAATATTAATGTAGAAATACTGAGGCACAAAGAAGACTATAGAAGAAGCAATGCTATTAGAGTAACTCTGCATCCAAGAGCAGGAACATCTTCTCTTCCACAGCTATATGAAGCCGATATTGTGATAAAATCCCATTTGCCTTGGACCAAAGAATTGGTTCGAAATTGGAAGTGGACATTTTATGTTTGGGTGTCCTTGTATGTCTACATTGTACTACTTGTGTCTCTCCTATGTTGTTATAGGCCACTCGTCTTTCTGGTGACACCAGAGTATTTCAATGATCATAGGGTGAGTGAACTTACAAGAGAAGAACCAGGACAATTAGGAGATGAAAGTGAGGTTTCTGAGTTGTTGAGGAAATGGAGAAGAAGCAGAAGTAAGAGAAAAACCGTCCTGGCACATGGTGGTGTGCCAGAAACCATTGTTGGATCATCAGCATCCAGCATTAGCATGACTGCTAGAGAAGATGTAACCAGTGTGGTTATGGAGGATGAGGTTGAGGACTCTGAATCAGTGTGCATAGGTTAGAGGGCTAATTTTAAGAGGGATAATAAATTGGTCTTGAGTGAGTTTATATTATGGTTTGATTATAAGTATGTGAACTTTTGTAAGCTTCCACTGCATTTTATTATGGTTTGAAGAAGTAACATTTTGAACTATCATGTCACCTCAATCTCACTCTTTTGTTAATATTACCAGTGTATCTAGAAACATTGCATTACATACATAACTATTATATGTGTTGGCTTGTGGTATGAGAATTGGAGGGTCCAGGGGAATAACATTCTGCAATGGATTTGGTTTTGAAGTTTCAATTGCTAGTTAATATTGAAGCTTCAATAGTTGATGTGTCGAAAAAATTGTTAAAGCCTGAGAACTTCATGcaaatttgttatatatttttatttaacgaaattaattcttgttttcatttttttattttaaaaaatgtgctTAGTTGATAGCTTGACGTAGTTTTTATTATAATCACAAAGCAAGTCGTCACTTTCTCTGTCTTATAACAGGTGTCacataagaaggaaaaaataagtcTCAAAGCACGAGAGAAGTATTACATTTATATTCTTAGTCGGGATATTGATAACTAATAATTAACTGGTTGAAAACCAGACATTAAATTCACTTATAAGATACACAGTTATTACATCATAATAGAAAGTATTTATCAGCAATGTCATATTTATGTTGGGATTATATCcgattattaattaatgagttAATCCATAATGTTTACGATATGATTAAcgttttataatataattttcaggaaaaaaacgtttttaaaaaacattgaaaGTTGTTATATTGATAAAGATACTTCATCCGTTTTAAtcgtttaagaaaaaaatattttatattttttttctctcgttATGATatggttatttttataaaattaatatttttttatctatttttttgtcataacgtaaaatgataattataatgggatgaaatcattattttaaaatttaaaatgtaagtgAATTTTAACTTATTATACTCTTTTTAACCAAACCAtcaccaaaatatttttcatttaatcggAAGTTGAGActgtatttcaaatttttaattgctttgttttaattctttataaatATCAAGTTTTAATGAAATGcagtttaagaagaaaaaaaaaattttaaataggattagttagtaaaattaaatagtattaactaaatttttttattatcaattttattactAACCCATGTGATAGAGCTCATCCCCCTACTTTGCCTTGAtgcaggatttttttttttttatttttattgaaaaatgttgttgattgttattttatttttttggttagcGATGAAATTAAACCCACAAATTTCCctcattcttttcttattttatcacCGAACCAACCAAACTTATAATTCCATGGGAGGATTGTTGATGCCTTTACCAAGTTCGGCTTTTCTATGGATTGTAGTTGCATAAGATCTATTTTTACCTCTGTCCACTCTTTTATTTCGATACTGTTATCGGTGACGGtgcttgtattttttatttttctcgtgATTTTTAATACTAActcatattttcatgtttaagtTATTGCACATAAATTAAGGAATACTCCAGTatttaatagaattaaaaattattatattttgactGAAATGCCTTTATTTAATGTATTGGTATTTGATACTTGTACCATTAGTAATGGGTATTAAAGTGTATGtttgcaaaaaaacaaaactattaattaaaatttgaaattttaaaataattgttttgggaaaaaaaataaaaagataaaacataaaaagtataAGAAGAAGGTAATTTCTTAATAACTAGTGTAAATTAATACTTATCATGAATTGAAGACTAGAGagagtaattaatttattgataaccCAACATTATTTTatgctaaaaatataatattatttttacattatgttAGTAATAAGTATTtgctaagatttttttaagaatataagtaatttagattgaaaaattaatataaaaatgttaaaagaaattaaatgtgagatttgattaatttaaaaaaattaatttaataatgtgattaaatgaaatataaaatgaaataaaggaaATCTAAACATACACAAATAAAAGCAATTAAAGTATTGAtttgagaatataaaaaaatatgtagatgaacaaaactaataattgacattgagaaataaaaaattaaaatcaaataataataaaatgtatattataagaaaaaatagaaaatataaagaattgAAGTTcagatttgataaaaaaaaaactttaatttaagaatataagtataagatatttgataggaaaaaagaaaaaaatattaatatatggagaaaatactaaaaagtttaacataaaactaaaacaaaaagaatataaaaagtttAACACAAAATTGTCTGTTGTATATTATACATGTGCGATTCGTACCAAAAATGAAActtgaaatgaaataaaagaaatattaatgtaaaaaaaatataagcaattaaagttttgatttaataaaaaataaattaaattttatgtagatggaaaaaatttataacaattaatattttgacaattaagaattaacattaaataatagttaagattttttttttctaaaattgtaaaaacatgaatgcattctatatattattttatatccacCACTAATCATGTCAATCATTTGGTATATAAGATTGTTCTAGTTTAATCATAAGTTTAAATCCcacatataaaattatgttaaaaatttgGAGGATGAATTTTAGTGTCCATAATAATTATACCAAGATGATGATACATTTCACCTatgccaaaaaaattattttatatccaaATAAAGAAACTGAAGatggaaaaaatttaaaacaattaatattttgacagttgaaagttaacattaaataataataataataataataataataataataaagtttttctaaaattgtaaaaacattcatgcattGAATACATTATTTCAtatccaaataataaaatgatggtAAACcaaatttaatctattttaattttaattttatattaaataaatattaaaaatattttatataggggcattaattattttaaaatatttaattctaaaataataattcattaaCATTTCATATTGTCATTAATATTggtcaaatcaattttatagtTACATAGAATATAAATTAGTAATGATTTATAAGCAATAAAACTCTTCCTCTTAATATTTAACGtctcttttcttcttaattttcctaatatattattttaatttggtagGAAAACATTTTAAtctatttcattttagtttcGGGTACTACATTTTCTTAGGACGGTCAAGGTCAAATAATAAAAGCATTTCCCTTTCTGATTGTAAATTTCttgcaagaaataaaataaccaaaaaaaagagaagaaaaagaagttgaGACGCTGATAAGAATGTGTGAGTTTGTGACTTGGGAGTGTGAGAGACATTGAAGGAGATAAGACACAACTCAtaataacagaaaataaaattggttattAAATAGGAAACAATGGCAGATAGAGATCTAATATAAGAATTTAGATCCGAAAATAACTGCTGTTAGATTTGAGAAATGCAACTAAATATCGCCATGCAGAAAAGTGCTGTTTTGAGGTAACAGCAGCAACGTATGGCTGTGTTTGAATTCAGATTTTTTAACATGTCATTTATTCCGAAACTAATGTTTGCATTATGCTACATACCCTTCTACGTGTAGTAACTACTGCTAATACTTctctcaattttaattaaaatgtttcacttaatgaacaaaaattaattatggttTCTCCTAATAATAAAGCGTGTCACATTTTCCTACCTAAGTATATGATGGAGAGTAACGTTACAATTACtacccaattaaaatttaaattgtactacaataaaataaatttccatatTTAACCTTAATTTATTGTGATACATGTACTTTATTCATCCCATTTTATAAGACGTTTCAGCGAACGATAAAGTCATTTCATCATGATTGCCATTTTATAAtactaataaaacattaattttttcttattatatcttttaatatttattatggagtaaacataaaaaataaatataaatgagagacaaactatttaataaaaaacaatatatatatatatatatatatatatatatatatatatatatatatatataattactccCTTCATCTCATTTTATATTacgttttagtaaaaaaaaaagtctcattttgattttcattttacaatatcaataaaatattatttttttccttattatattcttaactatttattatagagtaagaaaataaaagaaaaatatacatgaGAGTGAATATAATTACTAATATGAAAGACAAAAAATGCATTAAGaaattacatgataaattttatgaaacttaaaatattaattatatttcttaattttttttatcaaaacctTAAATGTCGAACAAAATGGGATGAAGAGATACAAACGAAACAAAGGGATGCAAAATAATTCGTATgaaatctaaaatattaattatatttttaaattattgtgtCAAAACCATAAAAGTTGTTCTACAGTatgaaacattaatttaattcattttagttattaatgaaaaaaaaaagtaataaaaaaataattaataacaattcttaataataacatttattgCATGTATTTTGCACAGTAAATTGACACTAATATAGTATTgtacttaatatttattttaatactttccCTTTAGGCACAAGGGACAAAGAACACTGTGGATGCTATAAATATAGTATAAAGTTCGTGGGAAATGGTGAggtctcatttttcttttgtgtgtgTTGGTGTGTGGGGAAGCAAAAGATTTCATTGCAGAAAATAACTTCAAATCTTCACTTTCATTGGTTCCAGCTCCACTGTCTTGGAGCTGAACCGAACCCCATCTTAGGAACATCATCATCACAATCCATTTTGCCAATTCCAATTTTCAATTCtgattcattcttcttttcaaaatggAACAAGACAAccttaacaacaacaacaattgtgatgaggaaaccTTTGTGTGTGACtcaagagaaacaaaaagaagcATTGCTGAGAGAAGGGGTTTCAATTCCAATGCTGCAAGAATCAACACAGCACTGTTTCGCACTGCAACTTCAACAACAAACCCTTCACCTTCCCTGGCCGCTCGATCACCTCGTCTCACCATCCCCCCTGGCATTAGTCCAACCGACTTGCTTGACTCTCCCATCATGCTTCCAAATTCTCAGGTTTTGGTGTTgttttattcaatcaaaattagactttttcattatatatatgcaGCTCTTTAGATActttttggtgttgtttttcaataaaaatttaagagtTTTTCCTCGACAATCCGCGGAATGAAGATTTGCATTTAAGATCATAGATTGtacaaaaattcaatttgattGGAGAACAGAATTAAGGCACTGTATTTAAGTTTGATCCTGTGTGATCACTCTTTTGGTCCTTGTTTTGAgatttctgataaaaaaaaatgatatttttttatgattgggGTTATAGGCCATATCTCCCACCACTGGCTCTTTCTTCATGCTGCCACCTCTCAGCCATGAAGGATCAATGCTCACAACTGAACAAGGGAATGTGGATGTGTCAACCGCATCTGATGTCGATGCCTCTTTCAAATTCAAGCCTCGTGGACATTTTGATCCTAATCATTTGCCTCCTTACTCTGCTTCTCTAAATCAGGtaccctttttcttcttcttcttcttctttgtggttgttaattgttaaaattattattaaccaATCCAAAATGTAATTGTGTTGTGCTGTGCTATTTCTGTCAGGGAcatgtaaacattttttattaaattgttgatGCCTATTTTTTTCACGGGCatgtgaataatttttattaaattcttgATGCTTGCTGCTGCTGATGCATTACTTCTGTAATCTATTCCTCCCTTTTTCAGTTGttgatttgaaaattgaaaaccaaATTTCTCTCAGTTGGATGTAGTTGATGTAGAGAATAGGGAATAGAAGTttgttcaattaattttaaacaaatttgtaCAAATATCAAGCCTAGCTTCTTGTGTCTAATTTTCTCAGATATTATCCTATATGTGAAATCTCTAtttaatagttatatttttctattgatACTAGTGTAATTTGGTAACCTTGAATTCATTAGGTTTCTAGTAATTTCCACTCGGTAAAGGGAGGAAATAGAGAGAGTCACTTACTTGCTCAAGTTCAGCCACCATTAGATTTTTCATTCCGAGCAGATTTTTCAAAAGGCCATTCTGTGAaaaatagtgaagtgaatgcgTACAATGATATGAAAATGGTTAATGATGTGATTCTTAATGCCAATAATGTTGAGATGCCAATGTCTGGCTCTGAGGAAGTAAGTGATGAAAGCGCTCTGCCGAAAAATACTATCAATGGTGAGGATTTTGGAGGGCAACCTGCTTCAGAAGGAGAACAGAAAGAGGCATCCCATACAACAGGAGCAGTAAGGACCTCGGAGGATGGTTATAATTGGAGGAAATATGGACAAAAACAGGTAAAAGGTAGTGAGTATCCCAGAAGCTATTATAAATGCACACAGCCTAAATGTCAGGTCAAGAAAAAGGTGGAACGATCCCATGACGGTCAAATAACGGAAATTATTTACAAAGGTGCTCATAACCATGCACAACCACACCCTGGACATAGAGCATCTTCACTTTCTACTGATGAGGTTTCAGACATGGCTGGAGACAGTACCTTAGCTAAAATTGAAGGTGGGTATGTTTGGAGAAATATTCAAACAGGAttaagagaaacaaaacaaagttttgattGGAAGGCTGATGGACAGGAAAGGACACCAACAACTTCTGCTGTGACTGAGCTTTCAGATCCTATATCAACTAACAATGCTAAATCTCTATGTATGCTTGAATCGGAGGACACTCCAGAGCTTTCTTCTACACTTGCCAGTCATGATGGCGATGAAGATGGAACCGCTCAAGCACTTGTCTCAGCTGAAGACGAAGCTGAGAATGATGAATTGGATTCAAAAAGAAGGTTTTATACTCTATCCAATGAATGTATTTATGGTCATATCAAATGGAAAGACAACTAAAATGTTTCTGCATTAATTTGCTATTGCAGGAAGAAAGAGAGCTACGCAGTTGAACCAAATTTGCCCCCTACTAGGGCTGTTCGTGAGCCAAGAGTGGTTGTCCAAATTGAGAGTGATGTGGACATACTTGATGATGGTTACCGCTGGCGTAAGTATGGACAAAAGGTTGTCAAAGGAAATCCAAATCCTAGGTAGTGATCTTGCCTTTCTTTCTGCAATTGCAGGCCTGTTTATACTTGTGCTAACTTGATTGAAATATAACTCTGATGtagtgtttctctctttaattgAATATTCTAAAATAGTTTTGGGATATTGTACCCAATGGTGTCATTTGTCCAATGATAATGTGTCATTCATGTAGCCGACTTCACCTGGTAGGGATAAGGTTTTTGTTGctgctattgttgttgtttttgggCTATTGGGCTTTCAAATgaagtttcaagttttcaactATTTGTAGAGTTTTAATAGATTTAAGGAGATATACATATGAATCAGTTATACtagatttttatttcttaaagttGAACGCTGatatttttctgtttcttgTTCACTGCTCGTTTTGTTAAGTAGTCAATTTCCATTCTAAAGTTGACTGTGCTTGTTTGATATTGTTTATAGATATTTGTATCTGTTTATTATTCTATTCCATGTCTTCCTCATTGTTTATTATTTGAACTGGTTTTATTTTCAAAGCATATCAATGGTTTATTATTCTACAGATTGTGTCGATTCATTCTCTATATTTTTCACTCGCTCAATATGCTTGTAATGATGTCAAAGTGTTATGATATATGGTTATATACCTATGTAGCATTCATGCATTGAACATTTTCTCATGGATCTCTTCCAGGAGCTACTACAAATGCACAAGTGCGGGATGTATGGTAAGGAAGCATGTGGAAAGGGCTTCACAGAATCTGAAATATGTCCTAACTACTTATGAGGGAAAGCATAATCATGAAGTGCCCACTGCTAGAACAAACAATCAGGTAAACTCAAGTGATGGTGGTTTACCTCCCAATGGTGCTAATGGACAAGTTGCTCTTACATTACCAAAGCCCGAAACTCATCAAACTCTTTTTGGACATCATTTTGATAGAAAACCTGAATTCAGCAACGAGTTTCTCAGGGCTAGTTTGGTCGGAAGTTTCAGCAATGATATGAAGTTTGGACCTTCTACCCTTTGCCAAATGAAGTATCCTTCCTTGAATAATACCATGCCTTATGGCTCCTACGGACTGAACCATGAACATTGCACTGCCCCTCAAGCTGGATCCATTGCCTCAATGTTCCCCGATTTTCCAATGCCACTACCATTGAATCTTCCCTCATCTGGACTTAATTTTAACTGTGTCAAGCCAATGAATCGTGTCCAGTCTTTCCTTTCTGGCCAGCAGGTGAAGGACATTGATGCAGGGTTCCTGAGGCCTAAACAGGAACAGAAGGATGATACTATGTACGGCTCGTGCATGCCCCCCCTAGATCATTCAAATGCTTCACTCACTTCTTCACCATCACCATCCATTTATCAACGTATGATGCAGAATTTCCCTTCATAATCTCCTTTTTACAGCTATTAGCAACAGCAAATTCTGATGTTTTTTGTTTAGTATTCAAAGGTTTTtcgttttattatattattgtttcagtttttcttcttttaatttgtcAAACAAACTATGATGTCTTTATACAAATTGCATACCAATATTTGTAATTAGTTCTTAGTAAGTAGATTTCTTTTGCTCTATGACagttgtttcaatttttattttttatttattgaaacaaCATATGAAATCCTTTACATACCAATATTTGTAACTAGTTATCGGTTGGTAATGTTGTTAATTAAAAGCATATGGTTCTTTAGAATGTTCCCCCTGTAAAAAATGCAGCTCCACTCCCTCTGGGATTGTCCAAGTCATCTCCAGAAGTAGCTTTAAACCTTCACCCTGTGTGAAGAGGAAATATTACTTGAACACAAACTCATCGCATCATATTTAGGCACAACCAAAGAAATAGTCACAGCACATTGAAACTAACAGTTAAAAACTAATCAATAGAAGAAAAAACTCTCACGTCCTTCCATTCCTCTAAATTTTTTGAAAGACCAACGGCataatcaattttcaattttcaactctCAAACGTCTAAAGTTTTGGTATTATTAAAACTACTAAACAGAACCTATAGAGGGTGACTAGTTTAATCTATGACATAGGTGTGTGAAGTATCCACCAACTTTTATTGACGATTAATCTTTGTTGAAAAATTTGATtatcacttttaattaaatttttattttcaatcaatttttttcatcGGGGAGACTTAAATCTGAGAATTCACTTAAGGAGATTAACAGCATATTACTGAGTAATATTACTCAAAGTCTTGTTTGTCTTTTATTCTTCGCCTATATCccttaaatttgtaatttaaatatgatATCAAAATGACATCATCTTTTGTGGCCAATATTATCATTGTCATGCTATCGAGCTTTCCAAAAAGTTGGAgttctaatttattttgttgaggttttttttttcaatttgttgtCTCCCACTTTAGTTTGCAAATTGTCATGACTTCTTTTGGACGTGTTTCTAGCCACCATTCATTgcaagaaaaatatttcaacaaCTTTTTGGGTGAGACTACCATATATCAAAGTTTTCGTCTTGCAATAGACTAGTAACTAGAATATTAGAATCAACATGTACTCATTTACGCATTAACGTGTGACAATGTGTTGAAGCACTTGTCTAGTAGTCATTTCTTGTATTCAACTTGTCTACTACTCCTTGCTCTTTATCCGTTGTTGAATCCTACACCCTTATTCAAGCATTTGTACGGCTTTTTGGTTGCTATCGTTTTTTGTATATAAACTACAAACATTGCCTTTACTAAAGTTCATTCATCTAAACACTTATCTAGAGTTGTTCGTTCCATTTTACCATAGTTTAGATTGTggattttcttcttgttctccTTGGTTATAGCTATAACCTTTTCCTTATGACTTGATTATTTTATGTTGTCCTTATTTGGTTCTCATGGTTGCCTTTGCCAATGTTGGTATTACGCCATTCTCTACATTGTTCTATCTTTAACAGCTTAGTATTTCATATTTGTTTGATGTTGTTTTCGCTCAGTTTTGACAACATCTTTGATCGCCTTCATTACAATCACCCAACATTAGCCTCTATTGTTGTTGCTTGTTATATTAAACTAGAATCACCACGTCTAGTGAAACATGATAGCCTTGTCATTACCATCCACCTTCATTACTAACAAATTATGTGTTTGCCTTTGTAGTGAGTCAATCTGTTCATGCTATCAGCCTTCATTGTTGACACGAGTGCCCAACCTTTACTGCGAGTCTTTTTGTCAATTGCCTAGTGATTTGTTCAAGATAGGATTATTAACTTTGATTGAACTCTAAGAAAGCATTGATCAAAATGCCCTTATGTGGTTTTAGTCACAAGATATAGGTGCGATTCCTTAGCATGACTGAGACATCGTGATCAGGAAGGAAGTTGATACTtgcaaaaaaaacatttcaatgCCTAAGTCAATAACAGCTTTACCATattaacaatgtaaaaaaaaaaaagtttccctATTTATACGAGTTTGAGATGAGTTAGATTTCCTAACATGAAATCAAAGACTTTTTTAACTGCATGCTTAATTTTCaggtaaaagaaaatacttttgagataaaagtaattttgtcaaatgatcaaaatatttgtttttgcttttatcTATTGGATTTGCATTAGAACGCGCGTGCATCATTTCTAACTTCAATCTAAACATGCACTTAGTGACAATATTATTCACAAGAACATCTTAAGAATTTCAATATTTAGAGGTTGACATCGTTCTAGCCCTACAATTTCGATAAGTGCAGTGCTTTTGTGCAAAGTAACCTACTCGGATTGAGCCTCTATCCTAGTCTAGAACAACTAGCCTTCATTATGGACACATAATTGGTAAAGTGTAATGTGGTGTTTGTGTAACTAAACTCACTGAAGTACTGAACCCAGCTAgctatacataaaaaatacaaaacctCTTGCTCAACAACCAAATTAGTAGTAGTTACATTAATTCATGTAATCCTAAACTACAATACATGGGAGAAACGAAGACTTCAGCAACAAGTGCCTTTTGCAAAAAGCCTTCTCTCAAATGACAAGACCATGGGAGAAATTAGATCTAAGAGAAGTCCAAACAAACAAGCAATTACCACACTGATTATCATTTTATTGTCgagaaaataatgataaagAAAGTGGTCACGATCCCAATTCCTGTgtaatatatataacactattCAAATTCAACCAAATAATAGCAGTATAATTCTATCAGCTTCAGCTACAAAAATACAATCAAGATAGATATTGTGTATTTTAGTTTTCAGCGTAAGATACAAACGTTCTGGAACATAAGTATAACCACGTCAATAAATAGACATAACGTAGAAGCTACAAATTGTAGTATATGTTGTGATACACTTTCTAGTAGTAGCTAAAACGCAAAACAAAACATGCACATCAAACAGCCCTTACCCAAATACAGTTACTAATATAGATACCAACGAGGACAAGATGTAAAAtactaagagaaaaaaaagaatgctGCTATAGATACCTTTATCTGCTTAAGTTCATCATCCAACAGTCTAAACATACTCAGCCAGCATAGGAGTAGAATTTGAAGTTGCTAACCTCCTCCTGAATCAAAGCAAGAACGCCCGACATGGCATCTAAATATTGTTTTATCTAAAACTGGTATTTTGAATTCCACTAGACCAATACTAATTTATCAGGTAACAATCCTTTCATTTTATGGAATGAAATTTGTTCTGGCCAAACACAAGAAACATATGAAACTAGGGATCATTTAAGATGCTTTGCACAAGTAATCTATCCAGATTAAAAACCCACATTATACTGGAGCTCAAATTAGCCGTTTCCAGATTCAAGTAGAATGTGTTCATTGAAGGATTATTACCTTAAGGTTCCTCTGTTCACATGGTCCTATAATTATCcccattttaaatttcaatcctTATATGAGAAAACCGTAAGTTTTAATCCCTGCCATTAACATTAGAGAAAACTTTCAGGCAGTATAAAattgcttaaaaaaatttctgGCAGTGATAAACCACAGTAATAGTTATGAAGAGTATGTTTGATATACTGGTTTATCACGGCCAGAAAAGTTTTGGATTACCGTAGGAGTCTTTCCAAAAATACATTCAGAGTAAAGGTAATGAAGAGTATCCTTTTTTTCCAAAAGTTCGCACGTTTTTCCGAACATGCACTATAAAACCTACAATTTCTCCTTTCAAGAACGAAAAAGAGAAGACTACTACAGGAACAAAACGAATGATTTAACCTTACCTTAATCAACTTCTTATCTTACTCAAGTGAAACCAAAATTAGATATTCTTCCTTCTACATGATAATCAGTCTTAACCAAAGCCATCCAAAAGAATCAAATAACATACACTACCCCCAATTCACTTGAAACTAGCCCTAAACCTGGACACAATCAATCCATCACAGA
It contains:
- the LOC100813191 gene encoding seipin-1 — translated: MEEHRKEGFFLPTPVAKLISFQTDLIYNGLVSLFSSIHSLFSVATESYHRAEETKDSVESAVQRAPSQSTHGSALLLKKLGLCFLSVAYVCMVMILALILAAVVGVALVRLWVEEPVSVKENLHFDYTEAHPTAVFLFNGVRSFKGHLKKKQISVPVGHSFFASLVLVMPESDFNRELGVFQLTAELISVNGNVIAKSSQPCMLRFRSSPIRLARTFMMGVPLVLGISGETQNINVEILRHKEDYRRSNAIRVTLHPRAGTSSLPQLYEADIVIKSHLPWTKELVRNWKWTFYVWVSLYVYIVLLVSLLCCYRPLVFLVTPEYFNDHRVSELTREEPGQLGDESEVSELLRKWRRSRSKRKTVLAHGGVPETIVGSSASSISMTAREDVTSVVMEDEVEDSESVCIG
- the LOC100813723 gene encoding probable WRKY transcription factor 20, with product MEQDNLNNNNNCDEETFVCDSRETKRSIAERRGFNSNAARINTALFRTATSTTNPSPSLAARSPRLTIPPGISPTDLLDSPIMLPNSQAISPTTGSFFMLPPLSHEGSMLTTEQGNVDVSTASDVDASFKFKPRGHFDPNHLPPYSASLNQVSSNFHSVKGGNRESHLLAQVQPPLDFSFRADFSKGHSVKNSEVNAYNDMKMVNDVILNANNVEMPMSGSEEVSDESALPKNTINGEDFGGQPASEGEQKEASHTTGAVRTSEDGYNWRKYGQKQVKGSEYPRSYYKCTQPKCQVKKKVERSHDGQITEIIYKGAHNHAQPHPGHRASSLSTDEVSDMAGDSTLAKIEGGYVWRNIQTGLRETKQSFDWKADGQERTPTTSAVTELSDPISTNNAKSLCMLESEDTPELSSTLASHDGDEDGTAQALVSAEDEAENDELDSKRRKKESYAVEPNLPPTRAVREPRVVVQIESDVDILDDGYRWRKYGQKVVKGNPNPRSYYKCTSAGCMVRKHVERASQNLKYVLTTYEGKHNHEVPTARTNNQVNSSDGGLPPNGANGQVALTLPKPETHQTLFGHHFDRKPEFSNEFLRASLVGSFSNDMKFGPSTLCQMKYPSLNNTMPYGSYGLNHEHCTAPQAGSIASMFPDFPMPLPLNLPSSGLNFNCVKPMNRVQSFLSGQQVKDIDAGFLRPKQEQKDDTMYGSCMPPLDHSNASLTSSPSPSIYQRMMQNFPS